Proteins encoded within one genomic window of Felis catus isolate Fca126 chromosome C1, F.catus_Fca126_mat1.0, whole genome shotgun sequence:
- the TTC30B gene encoding tetratricopeptide repeat protein 30B produces the protein MAGLSGAQIPDGEFTAVVYRLIRDSRYAEAVQLLGGELQRSPRSRAGLSLLGYCYYRLQEFTLAAECYEQLGQLHPELDQYRLYQAQALYKACLYPEATRVAFLLLDNPAYHNRVLRLQAAIKYSEGDLPGAKSLVEQLLGGEGGEDSGGENEPDGQVNLGCLLYKEGQYEAACSKFFAALQASGYRPDLSYNLALAYYSSRHYAPALKHIADIIERGIRQHPELGVGMTTEGIDVRSVGNTLVLHQTALVEAFNLKAAIEYQLRNYEAAQEALTDMPPRAEEELDPVTLHNQALMNMDARPTEGFEKLQFLLQQNPFPPETFGNLLLLYCKYEYFDLAADVLAENAHLTYKFLTPYLYDFLDALITCQTAPEEAFIKLDGLAGMLTEQLRRLTKQVQEARHHRDDEAVKKAVNEYDDTLEKYIPVLMAQAKIYWNLENYPMVEKIFRKSVEFCNDHDVWKLNVAHVLFMQENKYKEAIGFYEPIVKKHYDHILNVSAVVLANLCVSYIMTSQNEEAEELMRKIEKEEEQLSYDDPDKKIYHLCIVNLVIGTLYCAKGNYDFGISRVIKSLEPYHKKLGTDTWYYAKRCFLSLLENMSKHTIVLRDSVIQECVQFLEQCELYGRNIPAVIEQPLEEERMHTGKNTVTYESRQLKALIYEIIGWNI, from the coding sequence ATGGCCGGGCTGAGCGGCGCGCAGATCCCCGATGGGGAGTTCACTGCCGTCGTGTACCGGCTCATCCGGGATTCGCGCTACGCCGAGGCCGTGCAGCTGCTGGGCGGCGAGCTCCAGCGGAGCCCGAGGAGCCGCGCCGGCCTGTCGCTGCTGGGCTACTGCTACTACCGCCTGCAGGAGTTCACGCTGGCGGCCGAGTGCTATGAGCAGCTGGGCCAGCTGCACCCGGAACTGGATCAGTACCGCCTGTACCAGGCCCAGGCCCTGTACAAGGCCTGCCTTTATCCAGAGGCCACCCGGGTCGCCTTCCTCCTCCTGGACAACCCCGCCTACCACAACCGCGTCCTCCGTCTGCAAGCCGCGATCAAGTACAGCGAGGGCGACCTGCCCGGGGCCAAGAGCCTGGTGGAGCAGCTACtgggcggggaagggggagaggacaGTGGGGGCGAGAACGAGCCCGATGGTCAGGTCAACCTGGGGTGTTTGCTCTACAAGGAGGGACAGTATGAGGCCGCGTGTTCCAAGTTCTTTGCGGCCCTCCAGGCTTCGGGCTACCGGCCTGACCTTTCCTACAACCTGGCTTTGGCCTATTACAGTAGCCGGCACTATGCCCCGGCCCTGAAGCACATCGCAGACATTATTGAGCGTGGCATCCGCCAGCACCCGGAGCTAGGTGTGGGCATGACCACTGAGGGCATCGATGTTCGAAGTGTTGGCAACACCTTAGTCCTTCACCAGACTGCCCTGGTGGAAGCCTTCAACCTCAAAGCAGCCATAGAATACCAACTGAGAAACTATGAGGCGGCCCAGGAAGCCCTCACTGACATGCCACCTAGGGCAGAAGAAGAGTTAGACCCCGTGACCCTGCACAACCAGGcgctaatgaacatggatgccagGCCTACAGAAGGGTTTGAAAAGCTACAGTTTTTGCTCCAACAGAACCCCTTTCCCCCGGAGACCTTTGGCAACCTGCTGCTGCTCTACTGTAAGTATGAGTATTTTGACCTGGCAGCAGATGTCCTGGCCGAGAATGCCCACTTGACTTACAAGTTCCTCACACCCTATCTCTATGACTTCTTGGATGCCTTGATCACCTGCCAGACAGCCCCTGAAGAGGCTTTCATTAAGCTTGATGGGCTAGCAGGGATGCTGACTGAACAGCTCCGGAGACTCACCAAACAAGTACAGGAAGCAAGACACCATAGAGATGACGAAGCTGTCAAAAAGGCAGTGAATGAATATGATGACACTCTGGAGAAGTATATTCCTGTGTTGATGGCCCAGGCCAAAATCTACTGGAACCTTGAGAATTATCCAATGGTGGAAAAGATCTTCCGCAAATCTGTGGAATTCTGTAATGACCATGATGTGTGGAAGTTGAACGTGGCTCATGTCCTGTTCATgcaggaaaacaaatacaaagaagcTATAGGTTTCTATGAACCCATAGTCAAGAAGCATTATGACCACATCTTGAATGTCAGTGCTGTTGTGCTGGCTAACCTGTGTGTTTCATATATTATGACCAGTCAGAATGAAGAAGCTGAGGAGTTGATGAGGAAGATTGAAAAGGAGGAAGAGCAGCTGTCCTATGATGACCCCGATAAGAAAATCTACCACCTCTGCATTGTGAATTTGGTGATAGGCACACTTTATTGTGCCAAAGGAAATTATGACTTTGGTATTTCTCGGGTGATCAAAAGCCTGGAGCCTTATCATAAGAAACTGGGAACTGATACCTGGTATTATGCCAAAAGATGCTTCCTGTCCTTATTAGAAAACATGTCAAAACACACGATCGTGCTTCGTGACAGTGTTATTCAAGAATGTGTCCAGTTTCTAGAACAATGTGAACTTTATGGCAGGAACATACCTGCCGTGATTGAACAACctctggaagaagaaagaatgcaTACTGGAAAGAATACAGTCACATATGAATCCAGACAGCTAAAAGCTTTGATTTATGAGATTATTGGGTGGAATATATAG